CCTTTGTGTCGACTTAACAAACTGTGTCTTTCTGTTAACTTCTAACAACTGTTGGATATAAATCCAAATTTTTTGCTGAATTGTAATTTAAATTCACCATACTAATGTCTATCATCTCATCCCAAACTCATGTAATAACTGGCGATAATTCATGAGTTGAAAAGATctatttcagaataaaaaacaCTTTAAAACTGTATTAGGATTTAGATAATTACGTTTCTGTAAGTTATGATCTTCGACGAGTCTGAAGTTAAAGAGACTTTGGAGTTAAATTTCAGGAATAAAATGATGACGAGCTAATAACCAAATTATAATAATGTGAGACAACACACGAATTTGTTATGTTTGATGCACATGACCCTGTAGATTCTTACGATCGATAGCTGATTCGCGACTTTTTGCACTTGATAACTTGGCAACAAATATATGCCTCTTCTTAGCGTTACTGCCTAGTGCTAGAAAGACGACTATGCTGTACGGAGTAGATTTATGATAATTATTCTCCTTTATTAGATTCCTACTTACTTACTTATTCGTTTCATCGTCGACATCATGATCTTATTTGGAAATGATCAATTTCCGGGACGATAAGAAGTCAGGCGTGTTGGATGTTTGGTGATATGTCGAgcggttccgttgtcaccaacctagttctcattttgagaacgtgacTTACCTGCtacccagatttgacctagatttgttcGGCGGATGCGTCGATGAAACAGAAAACGCTTAGTTTctcggaacacctggtcttattctccctTTGCTCTTTCATGGTCTCTTTTTCGATCCAGATTTTTGGTTGTATTTTGCctttgatttattgattttgatttagaattaCGAATCTTTACTTTGTCGgtattctgttgtttttgtcGGCTGACAGGGAAATTataaatcatgaaaatattaaGCATGTAATGTGGATGATAAATATTACCGCAATAAAGGGAGAAGGACGTACATCATATCAATGCAAGTCACTTAATTTCATCTTACGTCTGACATGTGCAGCATAGTTGAATGAAAGGTACATCGCTCACCTTGTAGACAATAATGTTTAGTGTTCGGTATAGTCAGATATACCGATTCTCTAACGAAAATACATCGGACCCAGCTGTTCAAAAGGTAGCTATCTTATTCACCTGATTAGGAAAAAAAATCTCAtatctcctttacttcaaaacctgtgTGTGTATTACTTATGATAGACAGGTATAGTATGGTAGAGTTTTGTAAAATTGGTaattagttttaccagaaatgattagTCTAGAATTTAAAATTGTTAATATACTGCCATTAACATACTCATATGTTGAAGAACCCAGCGGCACTGATTAATTAAACAACTAGATTAGACTAATAAATCTGGTACCATGAAATACACAAGAGAGTTTGATTATGGACAACCAACAGTGTATGAAGATTAAATGATGACCCAGTCTGACGTGGTTACtcactatatcatacagtacaCTAGACTATGACATATACTGAGCAAATCAGACATTAATTGAAATGATGATGCTAATTTCATGTGTCAATTGATATATAGTATACTGAATAAGAGGTTCATTTCGCATGCATGTAATTTTTGCTATACTTGCGATGAATATTTGAAAGCGAACATTAAAATCAGTCAGCCATAAGGACACTAGTACCTGAAACAGGCTTATTGTAGGTATCTATGCATATAATTAGGGATTATGTAATCTGACAACCAATCACTCGTATTGTGGACTAGGTACTGTTATGGAAGTGAGCAATCCTCGTCGAACTTGTGTCACAACTGATAGATATTACGGGTTATACACGTCTAACTTCAGGCAAGAAGTTTCGATCTTACTCTTTGTtaaattattactgaaataagttaattttgtttgcaataagtattttcattggcttagaaATTTATGCTATAAGCCTATTACGTAAAACATCGTCGCTGTTTATAACGTCGTTTTTGTATGGCGGGTGAAACAGTGTAATGATTTGTAAGAGAAAATAGTCCATCAATGAAGTGATTTTTGTAGGgtataaattaaattataaggattaactcgaatgattttttatgttttatgataacacacaaaaataacCGGAGTACTCTCTCATCACAAGTAGCTTcgaggtttgtttgttttttgtttttgtttttgcgttatatctccataacataaaagCTATATTCAAGTTAAACCTTCAACAACAGTGTTATGACTACACGCCAAATTAGTATATATTGCATTATGATCTATCtgaaaatcatgaaataataaTATGGCGAAATTTAAGCAACAgatcatttttaaataaattttgtttgtaaCAAGCATATTCATTGGTCTGGAAGTTGATGTTATTAGTACATGACGTTAACAACGACGTCGCTGTGTATAACGTCCCTTTTGATTGGCGATTTGAACAGCGTAATGATTTGTAGGAGAAAATAGTCCATCAATAAAGAGACATTTTGCTTTGCATAGATGAAGTTGTTAGGATTAacttaaatataatttattataaatgttaCGGAGTTATAACACACATAAAACGGCGTTTATTATCATCATAAACagcttcgcggtttatttagagtactcTCTCCCTTTTTTGTGCAATACCTCAAATTTAATTTGAACTTTAACTATGACGTTTTAGGACATGTACATAAGAGATATGTGTATTCGTTCGTGCATAGTGTATAATTTGAACGATATAATAGTTTcatttctgtaaaatatattatataatacaatgtatcggatacatattatacattttatatcatgatacaaaatataaaagataaTCAATGCGTTATATAAGATGGcatgttttatgaaatttaGATACGCATTGTTTCCTGAATATAAGTTTGCGTGTCAGGTCTATGGACGTTTATTAGCTCAGTGATATCTCACATGTAAGATAGCTGTCATAATATTTATCTCATgttctttaaaatgtttcaaattattacaaacaaatgcgtatatttaaatatgcctatacataaatgtatatagaataGAAAGTCCGACCTGTGATTCATTATATTTAGTTAACCTGCTAAACTCTGTAACGACCTTACTTTCTCAAAATGTTCTCCAAAGTTAAGGTTTTATTTTTCTAGTGCTGGAATATACTTAATaggattttaatatttaaaaaactATAACTGTACATTTCATTATTCTATaggaaaatatgaaatttgCAGGTGACTTAAATATTTTcttgcatcatacagctgatatGGAGACCTTTATGCAGGGAACAGTTTAACATATAACAAAGTCTGTTTCGTCATGTCAAAATCCTGATTCTTCCCGGTATCATGGCTGAAAATAGTTATCCTGTCAAAAAGTCTGGTTTCTCCTAGAAATTAAAAAGGGTTTCGATACTAGTAACTTGCCGCcttgatttttctttttctgtgcGTGGTGGGATCCTCCTTCAAGTTACCTTTAGTTTTAATGTCCACATGGTTATCTGGCGTTGGCATTTCCTCGATCCTTCTCTAGTGTGTGTTGTacattaattttgattttgctATCTTCAGTTGTTTCCTTGGTTCTTATATTGTCTTTGTTTGATGTCTCCAGGGCAAATATTTTCTCGGTCGGGGAAACATTTCTAACCCAGCCATTACTACACAAGACGGTACATTTTATGTAGTAAACTAAGACCAAAATCAGGTTTTTAGTATAcgttataattatgtattgtaAGAAGACAAATGAAGATGTTTCATCATTAAAaagcatttatttcattatctatttcattaaaatattacatcatCAACAACAGCATTTCCTGTAAAATTCCCAGATACGTGAGCTCATTATCTATGACATTAGGTACATGCATTATTTGAATCATATGTATGCACTTCATGTGTCTTATTATGATAGATCGTACGTGTAAAGTGACAATGCAAAGTGCTTATATCGTATAATTGACATGTAAATCATATCCCActtattatcatataattatcataccgttacatgtacaatggtagacaaatatatataacagcaTTTTATAAAGCACAAAACTACGATTACGAGACCGAGGTACTGCCACTTCAACgatgaaattgtgtatttaaaTAACTTAGTGTAGTTACATAATACTTCTACAACACTGGGCAAAATTTATCATTAACAATGAGAATTGTAATAATTCATTTTCTCatttctttgatatatatttctgatgttCAACAAATACTTAGGTAAACCTATCAACCAAAACTTTTGCTTTATAGAAATGAGAACATTATCACGTGAATTCAATCCATCCGGGCATTTATTTTCGAGTAATCGGGAATTACTAATGGCAAGATAACGATGTTTTTTAATCCAGAATGATTCTGGTTGAAATGCGTCGCTTAATTGAAATGAAGCTATAGAACTACGATTTCGTCGAGCAAAATTATTTGGTCCAATAAATAGATTAAAATTTATCAGGGACCAAAATGGAATAAACAGATGGCTTTGATGTCTAGTGTGCTTATTTTATAAAGATTAGCTGCTTTACTGCAATGATGGTACATTCGCATACAACAGTCTTGTGCAATCATAATTAATTCTCAAAGATACATTACGATATATCgtgaaatatgttttacaaaaaCGAATTGCACATTATAATATGTGGTTAAGGATATACATCTCAACTTTAGATATATAGGCTTTCGTCAAGAATAGGTGATGTTTCCATGTCTGATGCAATACGATCTAATGTTGACGAAAAATAATAgtctttaaataaaaataatcagaCAGTTTTTGTAAATTacttatattgtataatgttaaTGCATAGTTTGGTGGATATCACCAGTTTTCTTAATTAAGTGTCTTAATTCTGATGGCGAATAACAACTTACATTTATATAGTACACAGGCCCATTTTGTGTGCCTTGCTTTAGGGACTAGTTTAAGGCTTCCCTATGGTAAAATAATAAGCATATTCTTCAGAATGTTTAAAGGAAATATCCTATTCAGTTATGTAGTaaaacgatttttaaagactgtttTACTCTGCCTTTCATAATATGatcaaataatttaaaataatttcttatattttatttcaataaatgaaatgaataaattGGCATCAATCTAAGGTATCAAGGACACAGATTTGGAATACGTTGTGTCCAAAACAATCCGTCTAACGTAATAAGAATTAATTCCGGTAGGAATGACAGATAcggaatacattgtataaaaagGAATAAAAGGCCGAACACTTTTAAATttcatgtatgtaatataattttatatgtatattcgTTATTTCATATAGCATTAATAAAAACAGTTTCGggcttttgttttgttatttggtACATCTAAATGTCACAGCCTCAGGGGATAAATGGATTTCATAAGAACCAAACTACATCACATGTATATGTTGATTTACAATTTGATTGTAAATGCCATACGTAAAAATAACGATCACATGGTACGAATACATTTCCATAGACAACGAGACAAAAGGgtaaatatattaacatttgtgaatacaaaaataaattaacaacTTGATTTATggtcataaacatataaatgaaaatatgttatcTGGTATTTAAAATCGTGTTTGGTATAATTAAATAGGTTTGGAATACGGTTCATCTAAAGGCATAGTCGGCCAGATATTCTGAACTTTCGTgctaatattacattttataactTGTAAAGTGTAAATAGGTACTGCTTATTGAGGATAAGCACAATAAAAACCACATGAATGGCTGTTATAGATATTTCTATCCCTATTATAGTTATTGTTTTTCTTATTCTGGTAACATAAATGAACCGAAATATTTACCTCAAAAGAAGATATGGTCACACTTTAGATGAATCGTATAGGTAAAACAATAGGATGCATTTACGACGAACAGGGCGTCAACTTAAAACTATATGAAACTAGCACTTTGGGGATAGAACTGTACTTAAAACGAATAATACTACATAATGTTCTGAACACTATTGATCAACACTGCCAGGGACTGTTCGTTTGGAGGTTCTGTAGAGACGTTGGCGTTTTCATCCATTGAAGTATATCCCTGATGGCCAGAATATAAACGTCATTCATCGTGCTCAATTTGTCAACAAACATTTGCAGCCCTTCCAGGTTTTTAGTAAAGAATGGGTGTGAGAACCAGATATGACGAAGATGTATTCCGAAAGGTGCCTTGTTTGTTTGATAATGAGCTTTGAAATTATTCCAAAGGAAGTTGAACGTGTCGTTAGCTGTAGGGGGAGAATACATACAGCCATCCACATAGTTACAGATGTAGAGATTGCGATAATCTATAACTGGAGTGTTGGGAACCTCCCATAACCCCGGATAGGCAGCCTTGGGACAGTCTGGTATCACACAGGACTCCTTCCACCCATAATCTAAGGTAAATGGCCAGTACTTATCACCATTGCTTTCTCGAGGGACTGTTAACGTGGAATCGTAGAGATAACCATTCTTCATAACTTTTTCGAACTGACCATCCCCTAATGGTTTAAGATTAGGACTCCTCCAGCCTTTCGGTTTGATGTCTAGTTGACCTAATTCTCCAAGTTGTGACATCATTTCGTCGTTAAGGACATGCTGATTGTTAAAATGTACCCCATTATAACCTTTGTTTGCAATTTCCATACCGCGGCTTTTCAAAAGTTTCAGGTACATTCTAAAGGTACCAGACTGGGAAACAAAAAACGTAGCACTTACCGGACAATTGTCAGGGTTCTTCCGAGAAGCCGGAAGTAATCTACTAATCTTCCCGTACACCTGATAGTTCACTACACCATCCAACGTAAAGAATACCATTTGTGGTGTGTCTGATACCGGAAGTTCTCCTGGAATACTTGTACCAGCACAATAACAATCCGGTAGGTGGCAGTTTACTTCCTGTTGACAATTTTCGTTGGGTATAGGACCTGGTAGACGTGTTTTGTGTTTCACTTCCGGTGCATTCGTAGTCGATGGTGGTTGTTGCCTTGTCGTTGGTTTTGGTGCTTCAGTTATTGCAGGTTTGGGTGTGGTTGTTGTGGTAGTTGTTGGTTTGGGTGTTGTTGTGGTCGTTGTTGGTTTCGgagttgttgtggttgttgttggTTTCGGAGTCGTTGTTGTAGTCGTTGTTGGTTTCGGAGTTGTTGTCGTGGTCGTTGTTGGTTTCGGAGTTGTCGTGGTCGTTGTTGGTTTCGGAGTTGTCGTGGTCGTTGTTGGTTTCGGAGTTGTTGTAGTTGTCGTGGTCGTTGTTGGTTTTGgtgttgttgtcgttgttgttgttgttgttgttgttgttgtagtcgTTGTTGGTTTAGTAGTAGTTGTCGTTGGTCTTGGAGTTGTTGTCGTAGTAGTAGTTGTTATGTGTGGTTTTGGGGTTGTCAGACCACATCCCCAGGGTTC
The sequence above is drawn from the Pecten maximus chromosome 9, xPecMax1.1, whole genome shotgun sequence genome and encodes:
- the LOC117334213 gene encoding fibronectin type III domain-containing protein 1-like gives rise to the protein MYLISSCLLLLMPAVVSSLPFGCQQGVNCHLPKCFCSTLHHFMNRSDIPQMVYFGLDDAVTGSASDYYKVLFRRERKNPNGCPITPTLYISHTYTQYNVVREYRDLGYELAVHSVTHTNINTGPKVLQEARDQKNNIINLAGAKPEDVVGWRSPFLKTAGDSQVDMLEQLGFEYDISLTHKRAHMRDGSPFPFTLDYGWPYNCQIRPCPHNSHKGFWEVPVNAMRDFKDQFSCAYVDGCYNRPSTEEQAYKYIMDNFLSHYNGNRAPLGFNMHYAWFMLNDNNFKAMDRAIEDIMQYPGVYIVNVKQMLEWMKRPTKLSELSSFEPWGCGLTTPKPHITTTTTTTTPRPTTTTTKPTTTTTTTTTTTTTTTTPKPTTTTTTTTTPKPTTTTTTPKPTTTTTTPKPTTTTTTTPKPTTTTTTTPKPTTTTTTPKPTTTTTTPKPTTTTTTTPKPAITEAPKPTTRQQPPSTTNAPEVKHKTRLPGPIPNENCQQEVNCHLPDCYCAGTSIPGELPVSDTPQMVFFTLDGVVNYQVYGKISRLLPASRKNPDNCPVSATFFVSQSGTFRMYLKLLKSRGMEIANKGYNGVHFNNQHVLNDEMMSQLGELGQLDIKPKGWRSPNLKPLGDGQFEKVMKNGYLYDSTLTVPRESNGDKYWPFTLDYGWKESCVIPDCPKAAYPGLWEVPNTPVIDYRNLYICNYVDGCMYSPPTANDTFNFLWNNFKAHYQTNKAPFGIHLRHIWFSHPFFTKNLEGLQMFVDKLSTMNDVYILAIRDILQWMKTPTSLQNLQTNSPWQC